CCTCGCGACTTTTATATCTTCTTCATCCCGTCCAAACGCATCACGGGACGTGAAGATAACTGCCCTGATAACGTTGACGAAGTATATTGCTTCCTTGAAGACTTCCCGGCAGCGAAAATAGACCGTGATGAGGCTTTGCGATTGTCAGATGATGCTCAGGACACTTACCTTGACAAACTTGCCTATTATGCAGCAGCACGCGAACTACAAAGTAACTCCGCCGGTTTGGACAGACAGGGTTACGAGCAGGAAGCCAAGCGAAAACTGGAACGCATTGTAGAGGAATTCCATTCGCATGTCGGGCAGTGGATAAGTCTTCGCTTTAATGGCCAAAAACGGACGCTTGAACAATGGATCACCGAGCAGGCACCAGCTCGCCTTAATGCCCCGTTACGTAGCCAGATCGACGCGCTGACTCAGGGGTTATTACGAGCACATTTTGAAAACAAATACCCGGACTACCCGATATTTACCGAGCGGATTTATGAAAATACAAGAAGCGCTGCCGCGATTTCTGCAATAGAAATCATCTGCGGAGTCGGTCAGAAGACAGCACAAGGCAAAAGCGTCCTGCGTGCTTTGGCTTTAATGGATGGTGACCTTCTTACTGCGGAAAAATCCCCTTGGCTCAAGTTAATTATGGAGCGGTTGGAGGGATTACCGCCCGGCCAAGTCCTTAACCAGAGTGACCTTTTTGAAAAACGCGAGGAACGTATCTGGCTTGTTGGCACCTGTCTTGAGGCTGAATGGGTGCATGTTACAATTGCGGCAGGTATTGAGGCGGGATTTTTGGTGGTTATCGGTCCTAACAACCAAAAATATGACGCGACCGTGTTGAAGATGTTCTACCAGAATATACGGACCTGGCAGGATATTATCCGGATAGCGCGTCCGGCAAGCGTACCGATCCAAACATGGCATAAGCTGTTTAAGGTTCTGGGCTGTAATGTTGGTCTACTAGCCAATCCTGCTAGTTATGCTGAAGCCATACAAGTGTTTCAGACACGCCTAACCGAAATTATTCCGCGACTAGTTGAATTATCAGCCAAATTGCCGCAAACTTTGCAGCTTGCCAGCGAACCTGCAAGGCAATCCATCACGAATTTTACAGCCAGACTCGAGGACAGTAAGAATAAATTCGAGCCGCTACAGTCTTTTAATTCACGTGCAAAAATGGTTAATCTTCGCCTTGATGATAATGAGATCGCAACTCTTCGCCAAGCGACAGAAGACCTGACAACTGCTGAACAGCTTAATGACTTCATCACAGAGCAAAGACCATACCTTTCAGCGATTGAACGTTATAAACAAATCCATGCAAGCGATGAAACGTTTGTTTCAACTTTGATGAACATGGAAATGCAACTGAACGATGTTTATTGTCAGCCCGATCGCCTAAAGGATCAAAACGAAAAAGATCAGCTTACATTGTCAATTCGCAACTCGACTAACAAGGCGTTTGCACTATATCGCCATCTGCACAAGCAGCACTCTCTGGATACAAACGGGGACCAGAGGAAAAGGCGTCTACTCGAAGGACCACAACTAAAACGGCTTAACAAGCTAGTTAACATATCCGTGATCAACCGGGCCGGACTAGATAGTCTGCGTCAGGATCTGGCTGTTCTAGGTCGTCATCATGCCTGCACTGACGAAGAACTATTATCCAGCCCAACCGGCTTATGCCCAACGACCAAATTCGATCCAAGAATATTAATTTCGGATATTCCTGCGCTGGAACGTCTGACATGCTGCGAGGCTCAAGCCGTGAATCTCGAAAATGAATGGACGGCTCAACTACTTCGCGAACTTGAGGACCCCGCTGTGCAGAACAGCCTGTTGCTTGTATATGGAGAGGAGGTTCAGCGCATATCCGACTTTCGTGCCGCAAAAAGACTGCCAGACACCGTCGACGACATCTTTATCAACGCGATCAACACAGTATTAAGGGGGCTGCGACGACGCACTGTTAGTAGTAAGAATTTCGCCGAATCTGTGCTTGGTGGAGCACCACTCCGACCTGAAGAAGTACGTAAACGTTTCGATAAATGGCTAGAAAGCCAGATCGGACAAGAAAAACCGGAAACGGTCCGAATCGTTCTGGAGGATTAATAATGGCGAAAGACAGGCAAACGAAACTTTGGATCGAAGAGATTCAGCAAAAGAAAGTCACAAAGGTATCAGTCGAAGAGCAGGCGAATAAAGACGTTTATCGCAAGCGATTTGTACAAGCCCTGCATGACCCAGTTTTCCGTAAAACTGAAGGTTTTCCATTCGGTGCCGACGAAGCGTTCCTGGACTTGAGTGCTCTACCAGACTATGCAGCATGCTCTAATCCATTCGTTGCGGAGTGGCTTGCAGAACACGCAACGCCTTATAATTCCCAGACAGATAATTATTTACGCGAACCCTTCGCCGCCGATGTGAGTGAGGGAAAAAATAATCCAATTTATAACGCACAATCGTATCACACGAAAGTTCCTCACAAGGCTATTATGAGATACATCCTTCACTATACTAATCCCGGTGATGTGGTGTTCGACGGATTCTGCGGCACTGGGATGACCGGGGTGGCCGCCTCGTTGTGTGGTGACAAGGAGACGGTTGAATCACTAGGATACAGAGTAGATACAGATGGTACCATCCTGCACACTACATTAGATAATGCGGGAAAAAAGACTTGGACGCCTTTCTCCCATCTTGGCTCGCGGAAGGTTTTGTTGAATGATTTGTCGCCAGCGGCGACGTTTATTGCCCAAAACTACAACCATCCGGCCAATCCTCTTGTTTTTGAACGGGAAGTCTTTCGTATATTGGACGAAGTTGAAACAGAATATGGCTGGATGTATCGTACAATCCACACAGCTCCCAGAGGAATATCTGAAACTGATTTAAAAGCGGTCGTCCTCAATGGAGGTCCGGTTCCAGAGGGTGTGGTTCTCGGAACAGTGCAATATATAGTCTGGTCGGACGTGTTCGTCTGCCCTAATTGTTCTAAAGAACTTATTTACTGGGATGTAGCAATTGATAAACAGAACGGTAAAGTGCTTGAATTGTTTTCTTGCCCGTCATGTAATTCTCAATTATCAAAAGGAGCAGTGCTTTCAGATTCACTAGATAAAGAATATAAAAGGTATACATCCTCAAAAAAAGCATCTCCTGCGGAGCGAGCTTACACTACTTCTTATGATCGATATCTTTCTTGCCATGTTCGTCACGCAAAACAAGCACCAGTGCTAATCAACTATGCTATTGGAAATAAGCGTTTCGAAAAACGTCCTGATACATTTGATTTGTTGTTGATTGAAAAAA
This Dehalobacter sp. DNA region includes the following protein-coding sequences:
- a CDS encoding DUF6079 family protein; this encodes MIKYGDLFQLNPIETIIKLTHADEQSEAKRLVSSFVVTPSLAKSFIDVILPQLTFSKDHEKKGIFVVGNYGTGKSHVMSFVSILAENAGLLDHVMDPDIRNEFVAIAGKYIVRRTEIGGSQMNLYGIVTHELSMVAKQLGFSFEWQPLGQIVNVKEEFRRFMQAFEDYHPTKGLLLVIDELLHYLETRDDQALQLDLSVLRAIGEFCDESRFVFIAGLQQALFNNPRFSFVAKSVNRVKQRFEDLLIVDRNVFELAEQYLFRKTGQQRDQIRDLLKSQFRLFEKVAPDIERFISVFPAHPNFIDEFQRVHVVERREILTTLTREARVLLDTEVDPANLILITTDKYWPYVENDESLNTNQTVKTLKKHVATICHRIEDGFGLKEDKKAAVRLINALAVNRMTTANPTDPVGLTSIELKNNLLWRTSIPIDDAEFLTGAAKRLLELTRSVNNGQFLAVAENSGQYYIDPSRDKDYEQDIRNYSKTLSREVLQRYLNEIVLRTLLLDAVAPVQEGRLWDYALLWPDNNVERPGWLFFGFPNQRSTAYPPRDFYIFFIPSKRITGREDNCPDNVDEVYCFLEDFPAAKIDRDEALRLSDDAQDTYLDKLAYYAAARELQSNSAGLDRQGYEQEAKRKLERIVEEFHSHVGQWISLRFNGQKRTLEQWITEQAPARLNAPLRSQIDALTQGLLRAHFENKYPDYPIFTERIYENTRSAAAISAIEIICGVGQKTAQGKSVLRALALMDGDLLTAEKSPWLKLIMERLEGLPPGQVLNQSDLFEKREERIWLVGTCLEAEWVHVTIAAGIEAGFLVVIGPNNQKYDATVLKMFYQNIRTWQDIIRIARPASVPIQTWHKLFKVLGCNVGLLANPASYAEAIQVFQTRLTEIIPRLVELSAKLPQTLQLASEPARQSITNFTARLEDSKNKFEPLQSFNSRAKMVNLRLDDNEIATLRQATEDLTTAEQLNDFITEQRPYLSAIERYKQIHASDETFVSTLMNMEMQLNDVYCQPDRLKDQNEKDQLTLSIRNSTNKAFALYRHLHKQHSLDTNGDQRKRRLLEGPQLKRLNKLVNISVINRAGLDSLRQDLAVLGRHHACTDEELLSSPTGLCPTTKFDPRILISDIPALERLTCCEAQAVNLENEWTAQLLRELEDPAVQNSLLLVYGEEVQRISDFRAAKRLPDTVDDIFINAINTVLRGLRRRTVSSKNFAESVLGGAPLRPEEVRKRFDKWLESQIGQEKPETVRIVLED